The nucleotide window AGGCTAAAAAAACTTGGTTATAAATAAATTTGCAGGCATGTGTGATCTGCAAACAAGTTCACGGATCTTGCACTCAATGTTGCAAATGTGCCACCAGCTTTCATGCTATGTGTGCTTTGAGAGCTGGATATCATATGGAAGTAAGCTGCCCACTTTTTTCCTTGTGCATGTTATTCCACAATGATAGTCTCTACGAACAGATGCAATCAGTACTAGAAGAAAGATAATGTGTTAGTTTAGTGTAAAATCCTAATATCATTCATCAAAAGTCAGGTTTGAAATGCTTGTGTTAGGGCATTGCATTGCAAAGCTGATGCATATGAAGATTGTGATGGTCCTCACTGATGGATCTTATTTCATGTTCACAGTTGCTTGCCTTAAATATATGAGTGATAACATCTAGacaactttttatttgttaccTTGTAAGGGATACACTCTACCTTTTGTGACTGGCAAGGTCTATAATCTAAAAGTTgtgcggactcttcacttttgatgccgcacCTGTGtgggattctccaaaaatacactacttttgcgGAATCCGACCCACACATTGATATTTTTGATGAGTCCGGGTAACTTAGTCTATAATTCAGTTTCTTTCGAAACATTTTTTTTGATAGTTGTGCTATCTTCTAGGTACTTGCCACCTTCCACCAACACACATAATAGGTGAATAGGCAGATGTGGAGAATTCACTTAGTGTTAGTTCGGTTGGAATTCAAACCTTGGTATCAAGGTTTTTAATCCAACCCTTCACCTATTAGGTTACCCCTTGGAAacatgatgaattttttttttcttatcacgGTCATACAAGTTTTGGAACTCCATTATTTTGGATATAGTTTCAGAAACAGACTCTCTACCTCACACgataggggtaaggtctgcatgCCCTCCATTCTCCCAAAATTCCACTTGTGGGATCACACTGGCATGTGTTGCTGTTGTTTGCTTAGTTTTGCCATTGGTATTGATGCACATATGCTATAAGACCTAAGTGCTGAAAGTCGCAGTCTCTCAATTTCttttcccattttatgtgacacaattTCCTTGTTATAGTTTGTCCCGACTTCCCTATATTTAGAATTAACTTTATACTTCCCTTAATGAGTTGAGTTATGACCACACAaatatttttggtttgttttaaacaattttcaAAAGTCTCTTGTTTTTTCTTAAACCCTGTGTCCAGACTCCTGTCTAACAccatcacataaaatgggactgAACTCTGAAGGAGTAAATGtctgtataattttttttgtgtgtgtttgtctataataatgtatatatatatgtagacattttcttattaaaaGAAAGTCTGTTTTTATGTACTTCTGTTTGTGTTTTCTCCAAATGGAAGTAATTACCTGATCTGATAATTCAAAATTCTGAATATCAGTTGAACTGCTCAGAGAAGAATGGGATACAGATAACAAGATGGTTATCATATTGCGCCTTCCATAGGTAACATTTATATATTGTCCTCTTATTCTTTATCTATTTTCTTGCTTTGTTTCTTATCCACTTAGATTAGAATCTATGACATATAAAcaattctctctttcttttaaaTCTCTTCCTCTTTGACATTATACCTAAGGTTGATTCCATATAAGCTTTCCAATTAATTTTGTTGGGAAGCAGTTTCTACGTTGTTCAATTTCCCCATGGTTTGATGTTCACCTAGATATGTGATATACTTGAATTTCAGGACTCCAGACACAGACAATGTCTTGGTCATGCGGACTCCATTTGGAGTGTTCTCTACGAAAAGTTTGGTTGAAAGACAAAGTCAAGAACATTGTTCGGGAGGCAAACGACTCATCTTATCTAAGACTCTTGAACTCCCTGATCCATCTGATGCTGGGAGCAGTAGCTTTGAACCTCTCTCTGCTGCAAGGTGTCGCATCTTTCAGAGATCTAGCTACAAGGTACTATGctcttctatatttttaaatgtgGTATGAAGTTACTTATTTGCCTTTTGCACCTTAATTCTCGTTACTTCATCAAATATTGCTTTATAATAATCCTTTTCGTCTGTTAGGGTAGGacattttttttggatcaaGGATTAATTTCACTAATAAAAAGGACAAACTTCTGTAAACAAGTAGTATAACAAAAAAAGAGGAACCTACAAAATAAATTGTACCTACAAAAGATACCCATTCCTCAACACAAATAGGAATCTCATGGGTGCGCCAAAAAGACATGAGGGATATATAAAAGGCTATTCTCCAAATGTATAAATCAAGTTCAGTTCCTTCAGAAGCTCTACTATTCTCTCTCCACGCTATACTTATGAGGAGCTATGGAGCAATGTCCATGCCATGCACATTCTCTTCTATCTTCTAAAATTTCAGTTTAACAAATCATACGTATCGTCCCTGACATAGTCCAATATAGTACAAGTCATCTCAGAATCTCCAACCATGAATCTACCTGACAATGCAGTAGAAGGTGATCCACACCCTCTCCCGAGTTTTTGCATGTAAAACTTTAACTGACATAGGTGATCTTCCTTTTCCTCATATATTCGGCTGCCAAAATCGCTCCTCTAGTCGTCAGCCATACAAAGACACAGGTTTCTTGGTGTTATGGGAATACAGACTGCAACATGTGACGAAACCGTCAAATCTCTTGTAAGCATCTTGGGGTAATGGGATTTTATTGGGACTTTACTGAGAAACGACCAATCGATCATCATTCCTGACAAATTCTGAGGTAGAATTTGTTTGTAGAGCATCTCAAGCATGTTTTGAAATTCCGCTATCTCCCAATCCTGAATATCTCTCCTGAATTGGAGATCTCAAAGAACATTTCCTCGTGTCTTCCAGATTTGTTGGATTGTCATCCCCCTTTTGGCATGAAATACTATAAATGTTTGGTTATACGACTCTCAAGATGTTATGCCACACTACCTCTGTCTTCAAAAACTTACCTTAGTCCCTATCCCCTACGTACTCTGAAAGTTATGTTACCACTGAGTTCCTCCCATCCCCTCAAGATATTTGTCCCAAGGTCGCTCCCAAAAAGAGTAATGTTTCTAGTTATCCACCCTTCCACAACCCCATATTTTTCTGCTATCACTTCCATCTGCAGTGCATGCTCCTCTGTAATCTGCGAAGCCACTTCCTTAACAAGGCCCTGTTAAATGCCAAGAGATACCAAAAATAAAACGTAACTTTGGACTTGTGATAGTTTTCCAACAAGTGGTCCTGTGCTAAAAGTGCTGTCTTGTTTTATTAATGGTTGAATAGAGCCCTGTGCCAGAATTCTGACATGTAAAGCTATCAAACTGTACACTTTGATAATAAAGAGAGTTTATTGAGGCGAGGAAAGATTGCCAAGTTGAGAAAAGTTCCACTATGAATGATGAAGAGCTCAAATTGGAAAAGAACAGAGCAAGATCATGGTCCTCTGTGCTATAACTGTTGTcttgtttttttaattcttcaatAGGGCCACACCAGTCAAAATATCAAGACTATTTTCTCCGAACACTAGAAAATCCTTGTTTGTCACGCAAAAATCTTCTCTCATATGCTACTGTGTAAATTTGTGCATGTTTTTCTGATGAAACTTGTTAGTTGATGACACACAGCCAGGATGCTGCATCATTAGCTTAATTTTTCTTCGAACCCCCAAAGCCTGGGTTGAATATATTTCATTGGAAAATATAGTACCCAATACTTGCACACCATTCCATGAAACATGGATGATGCTTTGAAACCTTTGACTCTATCTTCAATGAAGACAACCAATCCTTTTTTTgctatatatagatatatatgtatatacttgGTTTGTctttaaaaaaagtttcataAAGATAGCCTGTAACAAGTAATTCATGTTAAATTAGAAAAGTATAAAACTGGAGGAAACCTTATCATAACCAATGAAACGGGTGAGAGCAAGAGTATGACTTCTAGATACTAGCAAGAAGAGTACATTAATTGCAGGAAAGTGATCAACCAATTTTGTCATTCTCCACCCTTTTTGTATTCTTTGGATCTAATttcttgttatatttttatGAGAAAGAttccttgatttatttttttctcttgccTCTAATTTGCTTCTGTTTTGTCTAGAGGGCTGGGCAAGAGGCAGTTTTCCACCGACTGATGGGGCCAAGGCGTCATTCTTTAGAAGCAATAGATTGTTTAAGCGCACAAGAAGTATGTAATGTGTTTCTTTTTGTGTTCTCGATTCCATCTTGTGTTTGTGTTGTAACACCATCTAATTGATTGGTTTTTCCTtctcttattcttatttttgcaGTTGACTAGAGATGTGAAGGCCTTTTCAACACTCAAAGAGCGACTGATTCATCTACAGGTAAATAATCTTCTCTTTGTGCTGCATGAGGACTGGTTGCTTATTATATGGAATATTATCCCTGTTAATGTGCAACTACTCAAACTACCACCTTGTATTCTGAGTTGCATAATACCTGTTGACGAAGCAGGTTCACCCCTCCACTCTTTAATTCCACAACTAAATTTCACACTACCAGTTCTTACTGCCATACTTAAGTAACTATAATTGTGGCAAGGTATTTATCAGAGTAAAGGAATGTAAGTTCAGAGAATAGTATCTGGAAGATATGCTTCAGTAACTGCAAATACATTTGAAACCAAACTTACTCTTTGTTTTTTAATCAGATGATGGAAAATCGGAGAGTTTGTTTTGGTAAATCTGGAATACATGGATGGGGCCTCTTTGCACGACGAAACATTCAAGAAGGAGAAATGGTACTTTTCATGAGTGGAACATTAGAGGAATTTAGTTACTGTTATGCAGGTTTTAATTTGGATTTTGAAGTGATCCACTGTTGTTGGCTGCTTCTCTAGGTCCTTGAGTATCGTGGGGAGAAGGTGCGGCGTAGTGTTGCTGATCTAAGAGAGACACGATATCGACTGGAGGGAAAAGATTGTTATGTGAGTCTATTTCATTACTTTATGTGAGGGGTTATGTCATGTGTACATGTGCCTAGACCATGTGTTGTCTTGTCTTGAACATGTGAATACAAATCTGATTAATCTActacactatttttaaaataggtTAGATTTTAGAGGGTATTTTTTTAAGTCGTGAAACTTCCGTCTCAGGAAACTATACAAAGCTTTGAATCATTCACTACACAGTGGTCCAGAAATATTCCTTTTTTCCCCTGTATGGAATCATTagtttaacttttaaatttgcTAAAGATCTCGTATTGCCCCTGGTATCCTATCATCTGTACTCCAGTCGAAGGACAAGGGTAAGGATGATTCAGAAATTGTCGAGCCCATAACATTAATGATCTCTTAGCTAAGATCTGTTGCTTCTTAAGGTTAGCTGTCTCACTCTCAGCAATTGATGCTAACACATGTTCTCTCCATGCAGCTGTTTAAGGTAAGCGAAGAAGTGGTAATTGATGCGACAAATAAAGGGAATATTGCACGCTTAATCAATCATTCGGTAGGCGGTTTTGTTCATTGTGAAACTTCTGTTTGAGTTTATTATGCTGTCTGGGCCTTTTGGTTTCTTATTTTTCTACCATATAAGTGCTTCTTTTGCTGACAGTTTATTCTAATTCGGATTATGtacttgtttattttaaatgttaagttttttttttttgctattttgtGTAGTGCATGCCCAGTTGCTATGCGAGGATCTTGAGTCTGGGTGAAGAGGAGAGCCGGATAGTTCTTATAGCTAAACGCAATGTCTCAGCTGGTGATGAGTTGACGTACGACAGCTTCCTGTTTCTTCATTCAGTTTCTGATTGGCTTTTTCAATCTGTTAATTAGTGTATCTTGTTTAACAGGTATGATTATTTGTTTGACCCGGATGAGCATGATGATCTTAAAGTGCCCTGCCTATGTGGAGCTCCCAATTGCCGGAAGTTCATGAACTAGTGTAGCTGATGTACAGGATTTGTCGTACAGTGACAGGCTAACATGCATACATGATACAACAAatatctcttttcttcttttggttttgttttgtaATAGTAACCAATTTTGTCTTTCACAGCCCAATTGAATTTTAAGTTGCAAATAATGTTTATACACCAGCTATTTAGCTATACCCTCCATGTCATGAGCTTCACCAAaggtaaaaagaaaacaatgttGAATTTTGCAACGTGTATTGGATTTATGTGGCAGAAGAGGGCTAAAGTTACATTgtgtttgattaattatttgtgtTATGTTCATTCGATACATCAGTTTTGTTGTTGTAGAAGTTCATATCAAATTTCAAAGAGTTAGACGTACAAATGTTATAtgatttctattaaaaaattcgAGTATTATGATTTGAATAGTTTAAACTTCAAAAAGTTGAGTAAGATGAAAGATACAAATAGTAACTGGATCATACTTGGGGGTATGAACAGAACgaaatattataaaaagaaaatcctAGCTCCTTATGATATTTACAGCAAAACAAGGTCTATTATCAGGCGTTCTGAAGTGCCAGAGGTGAAGTAAATTTCCTTTTTGTAATTGGTTATTTTCCACAAGTTTGTTCCATCCTCTGTTAAACACAAGTCTCTTCAAGCTCTTCCATTCAGTAAACTTCATGTCGTGTGAATCACCCCTTGGATCCATTACACTCACGTTAATACCTCTATCATCTTCACTTTGTATCTTTTGGCTCTCTGACTCAGTCATGTGATTGAGTAATTTCGCGCACCACTCAGCTGGAATAAGGAAGCGGCTCAAGTTAATGTTGATATCGGAGTTCTCCAAGTATTTCCAGCCCATGTAAAGCGATCTACTCCCTTGGACAGACTGAATAGCCAAACGCAAACTTGGTGGAGGGGAATCTGGCATATTCATAAATCTATCGACACGCTGCAGCTGCATGTTATTATTCTTCAATGCTGGAGACGGCGAAATCTGTATTCCGAATAACCTTATGACTTTGATGTCATTGCCAAAGAGTCTTATTGTAGTCATGCTTCAATTGATGTTGTAAGCTTTGCATGTTATTACTTTACTACTATTTATAAAGGAGTTGTCTTATTTGAGTTTGGATTCGGAAAGTTTATGTTAAATTCTTACTTTTTAACAATTCGGTGTGCGTTAGGATTCCTAGTTATAGTTAAACTCCACATTCCATTAACGGACTAATTAAAATGTCCTAATTCAACACAAAAAGGAAATTTACGGCAAATAcatattattaaaaactttattacagaaataatatatatactagttttcaAACACGTGTATTCCACGCTTAACAATATAAAtgttataaaacttaaaaacaactatattttattttttagatctATTTTTCTgtacattaatttttattgtataagGTAAATAATATATGATGTTCTTGCTGTCAATTCTCATATTTGTCTTCTCAATTGTAtgtatacataaattaaaaatagttatttgagttaccatttttttttcatcggtaaattaaaaattaaacataaaaaatatattcaatatgtGAAATCATTTATATAATCACCTGTTTACCTTAATATCATTGTAAACGATTTACAATTTATTCAACCATACATGTTTCATTTAAGGGTCAATAATAACGTTGTGTTATTAGGTATATAGGAGTGGTATTAGAATGTGAAAAGTTATGggtaatattttttctatttatattaaattaaataaaacttaTAAATTGTTTAAGTTTccataattaaaatttgaaaatatatctctcatactcattttaatattatgtatAACACATACATCAAATCTAATAACTAATAACAttgatattttttcataatgtatttataaattctttgtattagcAAGCTTTTATTATGTAGAAGAGTTATTTGTATTAGCAAACTTTTGTTATGTAGAAGAGTGAAGAGGTAGGACGGTCCTTATCACcttcttgataaaaaataagaGACC belongs to Solanum stenotomum isolate F172 chromosome 1, ASM1918654v1, whole genome shotgun sequence and includes:
- the LOC125857331 gene encoding B3 domain-containing protein At2g31720-like; this encodes MTTIRLFGNDIKVIRLFGIQISPSPALKNNNMQLQRVDRFMNMPDSPPPSLRLAIQSVQGSRSLYMGWKYLENSDININLSRFLIPAEWCAKLLNHMTESESQKIQSEDDRGINVSVMDPRGDSHDMKFTEWKSLKRLVFNRGWNKLVENNQLQKGNLLHLWHFRTPDNRPCFAVNIIRS